One Glandiceps talaboti chromosome 2, keGlaTala1.1, whole genome shotgun sequence genomic region harbors:
- the LOC144453683 gene encoding nuclear nucleic acid-binding protein C1D-like, whose translation MAAAEDKDDFPSEIRDAFVAFRSSLTGVDDIFKPLLDTSLSEIQEKVTDPLDKAKLDLVAAYAINSMFWMYLTTQGINPKDHPIKQELDRIRNYMNRVKQIVDKKKAVRLDKGAASRFIKHALSDVSKDEVDTEKSPSTTTSKRKHEDKSASKKKKKKKKN comes from the exons ATGGCCGCTGCAGAAGACAAGGACGATTTCCCTTCTGAGATTCGGGATGCTTTCGTGGCTTTCCGGTCGTCTTTGACTGGTGTTGACGACATTTTCAAACCATTGTTAGATACTTCACTTAGCGAGATACAAGAAAAG GTGACAGATCCTCTTGATAAAGCAAAACTTGACCTCGTTGCAGCATATGCTATAAATTCAATGTTCTGGA TGTATTTAACAACACAAGGAATAAATCCAAAAGATCATCCCATAAAGCAAGAACTG GACAGAATACGTAATTATATGAATAGAGtgaaacaaattgttgataaaaaGAAAG CTGTTAGACTTGATAAAGGTGCAGCATCAAGATTTATCAAACATGCATTGTCTGATGTTTCCAAAGATGAAGTGGACACAGAAA AATCACCGTCCACAACCACATCTAAGAGGAAACATGAAGATAAAAGTGCCAgcaagaagaaaaagaagaaaaagaaaaattaa